One Pseudorasbora parva isolate DD20220531a chromosome 4, ASM2467924v1, whole genome shotgun sequence genomic region harbors:
- the LOC137072833 gene encoding zona pellucida sperm-binding protein 3-like, which produces MELLKGVLLVVVIAAFDLPDAWGSLMHSQSPRSMGPKSDPASRSPARSPPGLWTTLPVAPLFKGPASRGLAQEPFGLQEKQVLQGPVKPLDWRYPVVPEVKSELAVDFQLKRPVTPSSVAVQCGENRVLVEVQQDFFGNGQLIQPTGLSLGGCPVVGQDSASRVLIFEYELQDCNSVQMITEDELVYTFSLTYTPEALVGTPIIRTESAVVGVQCHYQRLQNVSSNALRPTWIPYASAEVGEEVLMFSLKLMMDDWTYQRPSHTYFLGGVINIEASVKQYNHVPLRVFVDSCVATQGPDVNSLPRYSFIENYGCFVDAKATASSSHFMPRSQVDKIQFQLEAFMFQESNSPSIYITCVLKATIASAPSDALHKSCSFANGWVAADGNNQVCGCCDSTCGPDGGIASAAAPYRGVQWEGKATLGPVVVQGQKKVSQ; this is translated from the exons ATGGAGCTCCTGAAAGGTGTATTGTTGGTGGTTGTTATTGCTGCATTTGATCTGCCTGATGCATGGGGAAGTTTGATGCACAGTCAAAGTCCAAGAAGCATGGGGCCAAAATCAGATCCAGCTTCCAGAAGTCCTGCCCGTTCTCCTCCAGGGCTCTGGACCACTTTGCCAGTGGCTCCTCTGTTTAAGGGTCCTGCCTCCAGAGGCCTTGCACAGGAGCCGTTTGGCCTTCAGGAGAAGCAGGTGTTGCAGGGTCCAGTGAAGCCTTTGGATTGGAGGTATCCCGTTGTTCCTGAGGTGAAGAGCGAGTTAGCGGTGGACTTCCAGTTGAAGCGACCCGTGACTCCCAGCAGCGTAGCGGTTCAGTGCGGAGAGAACCGGGTGCTTGTAGAAGTCCAGCAGGACTTTTTTGGCAATGGTCAGTTGATCCAACCAACTGGTCTGTCTTTAGGTGGCTGTCCTGTTGTTGGTCAGGACTCTGCGTCTAGGGTGCTCATCTTTGAGTATGAGTTACAGGACTGCAACAGCGTACAGATG ATAACTGAGGATGAGCTTGTCTACACCTTCTCTCTTACCTACACCCCTGAGGCTCTTGTAGGCACTCCTATTATCCGGACTGAAAGTGCAGTTGTTGGTGTTCAATGCCACTATCAAAG GCTTCAAAATGTAAGCAGTAATGCCTTGAGGCCAACATGGATCCCTTATGCCTCAGCGGAGGTTGGTGAAGAAGTCTTGATGTTCTCCCTGAAGCTCATGATGG ATGATTGGACCTACCAGAGGCCTTCACACACCTATTTTCTGGGTGGTGTTATTAACATTGAGGCATCTGTGAAGCAGTACAATCATGTGCCTCtgcgtgtgtttgtggacaGCTGTGTGGCCACTCAAGGGCCTGATGTGAACTCTCTTCCGAGATATTCCTTCATTGAGAATTATGG GTGCTTTGTGGATGCCAAGGCTACAGCTTCCAGCTCCCACTTCATGCCTCGGTCCCAGGTTGACAAGATCCAGTTCCAGCTGGAGGCATTCATGTTCCAGGAGAGCAACAGTCCTTCT ATCTACATAACATGTGTTCTGAAGGCAACTATTGCTTCTGCACCCAGTGATGCTCTGCACAAATCCTGTTCTTTTGCTAATGG GTGGGTTGCTGCTGATGGAAATAACCAAGTTTGTGGTTGCTGTGACTCAACATGTGGTCCTGATGGTGGAATTGCTTCTGCTGCTGCTCCCTATAGAG GTGTTCAGTGGGAAGGCAAGGCCACACTTGGTCCTGTAGTTGTTCAAGGGCAAAAGAAAGTTTCCCAATAA